A region of the Oceanihabitans sp. IOP_32 genome:
CTGGGAGAATATGAGTTTTTATACCGTATTTGTAGAATTTTAAATTATAAGGCATAAAATTGTCTTTTTTTTGCGCTAGCCGTAAAATATTTCTTTATTTCGCATGCTATACCGTTTTGATAATCACGCTATTTATTGCATTTTTGTTTTCGGTACAATTAATACATAGCAAATTGCTAATCATCTCATAAAATAGTACACTAATGGATTATAAATTACAAATTCCAACAGGATATTATCCGCAATTAAATATACAGGAAACCGAGCAAGCCATTAAATTGATTAAAGATTTTTTTGAGCTTAGTTTGTCTTCAGAATTAAGATTAAGACGTATTACTGCGCCTTTATTTGTAAAAAAAGGTTCTGGTATTAATGATGACTTAAGTGGTGTAGAACGCCCAGTAACTTTCCCTATAAAGTCGATGAATGACGACCAGGCTGAAATAGTACATTCGCTTGCAAAATGGAAAAGATTGGCGTTAGCAGAATTAAATATTGAACCGGGTTATGGCGTGTATACCGATATGAATGCCATACGTCCAGACGAGGTTTTTACCAATATACACTCTATTTATGTCGATCAGTGGGACTGGGAACGCGTGATGACGAACGACGAAAGAACGGTTGATTTCCTTAAATATATTGTAGGCAAAATATATAGTGTTTTAAGACGTGTGGAATATGTGGTTTATGAGAATTACCCACAATTAAAGCCGGTACTTCCAACAAAAATTAAATTTATACATACTCAAGACTTGGCAGAAGCGTATCCAGATCTTAGCCCAGATGAAAGGGAAGCGGTAGTGACTAAAAAGTACGGTGCTGTATTTTTAATTGGTATTGGGGCACAGCTTCCTGAGGGTCAAAAACACGATGGTAGGGCTCCAGATTACGACGATTGGAGTACTGAAGCACCTAACGGTCAAAAAGGTTTAAATGGCGATATCTTGCTTTGGAATCCTATTCTTGAACGTTCGTTTGAAATTTCGTCTATGGGTATTCGTGTAGATAAAGCCGCTTTAAATGCGCAATTAGCGATAGAGGGTCAAGAATACCGAAAAGAATTAATGTGGCACAAAATGTTGCTTAATGATGAATTGCCATTATCGATTGGCGGTGGAATAGGGCAATCGCGTTTATGTATGTTTTTCTTGAAAAAAGCACACATTGGTGAGATTCAAGCGAGTATTTGGCCAGACGAAATGATCGCTAAATGTAAAGAGGCGAATATTCCCATTC
Encoded here:
- the asnA gene encoding aspartate--ammonia ligase, translated to MDYKLQIPTGYYPQLNIQETEQAIKLIKDFFELSLSSELRLRRITAPLFVKKGSGINDDLSGVERPVTFPIKSMNDDQAEIVHSLAKWKRLALAELNIEPGYGVYTDMNAIRPDEVFTNIHSIYVDQWDWERVMTNDERTVDFLKYIVGKIYSVLRRVEYVVYENYPQLKPVLPTKIKFIHTQDLAEAYPDLSPDEREAVVTKKYGAVFLIGIGAQLPEGQKHDGRAPDYDDWSTEAPNGQKGLNGDILLWNPILERSFEISSMGIRVDKAALNAQLAIEGQEYRKELMWHKMLLNDELPLSIGGGIGQSRLCMFFLKKAHIGEIQASIWPDEMIAKCKEANIPILK